In Xanthocytophaga agilis, a genomic segment contains:
- the rbfA gene encoding 30S ribosome-binding factor RbfA — protein sequence MDSKRQQKFSRLIQKELGEIFQRDSKSLFGNVWITVTQVRVSPDLSVAKVYLSFLMTDNKEQSLADVNEKNKAIRQTLAAKIRHQVRIIPELIFYLDDTAEYAAKMDALISGLNIPAASKDKDEEE from the coding sequence ATGGATAGTAAAAGACAACAGAAATTTTCCCGTTTAATCCAAAAGGAATTGGGAGAAATTTTTCAACGAGACAGTAAAAGTCTGTTTGGAAATGTATGGATTACCGTTACTCAGGTACGTGTAAGTCCTGACTTAAGTGTAGCAAAAGTATACCTTAGCTTTTTGATGACTGATAATAAAGAGCAAAGTCTGGCGGATGTTAACGAGAAAAACAAAGCGATTCGCCAAACTTTAGCAGCCAAGATACGTCATCAGGTTCGTATTATTCCTGAATTGATTTTTTATCTGGATGACACAGCTGAATATGCAGCCAAAATGGATGCGTTGATTTCAGGTCTTAATATTCCGGCAGCATCTAAAGATAAAGACGAGGAGGAATAA
- a CDS encoding ABC transporter permease: MNLSYFIARRYFLSKKKTNFINIISIISMIGVGVGTMALVIVLSVFNGLEDLFRSLHGTFDSEINIKPAYGKSFTVTPQLLAKIRAVEGVGFIAEIIEDNVFLSYRKGHMPARMRGVPDQFIRQNGLDQAIIAGNARLKYNDKSYAIVGSGVQYILSIALKDEMNPIQIWYPDNSRKTINVSSPESIRKSSIRAGGVFALEQRYDKDYIFVPLSFAADLLQMGNKRNSLEISLKDGEDVDQIKAQIKKVLGANYLVQDRDEQHASLLQAIRIEKLFVYITFSVILAVASFNIFFSLTMLAIDKRKDVAVLSAMGAAPHFIRRVFMTEGAIIATVGTLAGLGSGFLICLAQQMFGIFKMGMESAIVDAYPVKMQLPDFVATGITIALITFVASYFPAVKAAKDIDIRL; the protein is encoded by the coding sequence ATGAACTTATCCTATTTTATTGCGCGGCGTTATTTTCTATCCAAAAAGAAAACCAATTTCATCAACATCATATCCATTATCTCAATGATCGGAGTTGGAGTTGGCACAATGGCACTGGTAATTGTTCTGTCAGTATTCAATGGATTAGAGGACCTGTTTCGTAGTCTGCATGGCACATTTGACTCTGAAATTAATATCAAGCCAGCCTATGGCAAATCATTTACTGTTACACCACAGCTATTAGCAAAGATTCGGGCAGTAGAAGGAGTAGGTTTTATTGCAGAAATCATTGAAGATAATGTATTTCTATCCTATAGAAAGGGACATATGCCTGCACGAATGCGTGGGGTACCAGATCAGTTTATCCGGCAAAATGGGCTTGACCAAGCGATTATTGCAGGCAACGCCAGATTAAAATATAATGACAAATCTTATGCAATTGTAGGCAGTGGTGTACAATATATTCTGTCCATTGCACTTAAAGATGAAATGAATCCCATCCAGATATGGTATCCTGATAATTCGCGCAAAACCATAAATGTCAGTTCGCCAGAATCTATTCGCAAAAGTTCTATCCGTGCAGGTGGAGTTTTTGCACTGGAACAACGTTATGATAAAGATTATATATTTGTTCCACTCTCATTTGCAGCAGACTTACTGCAAATGGGAAACAAACGAAACTCTCTGGAAATCAGCCTTAAAGATGGAGAAGATGTAGATCAGATCAAAGCTCAGATCAAAAAGGTTCTGGGGGCAAACTATCTTGTACAAGACAGAGATGAGCAACATGCAAGTTTACTACAAGCTATTCGTATTGAAAAGCTATTTGTCTATATCACATTCTCTGTTATTCTGGCAGTAGCATCTTTTAATATATTCTTCTCTCTCACGATGCTTGCTATAGATAAACGAAAGGATGTAGCAGTACTATCAGCGATGGGAGCCGCGCCTCATTTTATCAGAAGAGTTTTTATGACAGAAGGAGCTATTATTGCTACAGTTGGTACACTGGCAGGACTGGGATCAGGTTTTCTGATATGCCTTGCACAACAAATGTTTGGGATCTTTAAGATGGGTATGGAAAGCGCAATTGTGGATGCTTATCCAGTAAAGATGCAATTGCCAGACTTTGTAGCAACAGGTATTACAATTGCTCTTATTACATTTGTTGCTTCATACTTCCCCGCAGTGAAAGCAGCTAAAGACATCGATATTCGTCTATAA
- the panB gene encoding 3-methyl-2-oxobutanoate hydroxymethyltransferase has translation MSTHSEIKRITTHILQEMKLRGEKISMLTAYDFSMARLVDGAGMDIILVGDSASNVMAGHETTLPITLDQMIYHASSVVRAVRRALVVVDLPFGSYQGNSSEALRSAIRIMKESGAHAVKMEGGSEIKESITRVLSAGVPVMGHLGLTPQSIYKFGTYAVRAREEAEAQKLMADAQLLEDIGCFGVVLEKIPATLGKQVAESVRIPVIGIGAGPHVDGQVLVLHDMLGINKEFSPKFLRRYADLYTSITDAVSHYVRDIKNREFPNEKEGY, from the coding sequence ATGTCTACACATAGTGAGATCAAACGTATTACCACCCATATATTGCAGGAAATGAAGCTGCGGGGTGAGAAAATATCCATGCTGACAGCCTATGACTTTTCGATGGCACGTCTCGTAGATGGCGCAGGAATGGATATCATACTGGTTGGAGATTCTGCTTCCAATGTAATGGCAGGTCATGAAACAACCCTCCCAATCACACTTGATCAGATGATTTATCATGCCTCGTCTGTAGTACGTGCAGTCAGGCGGGCATTAGTAGTCGTAGATTTACCTTTTGGTTCCTATCAGGGTAATTCGTCAGAAGCACTCCGGTCTGCGATTCGGATTATGAAAGAATCGGGTGCCCATGCAGTAAAAATGGAAGGTGGCAGTGAAATAAAGGAATCTATCACTCGTGTATTAAGTGCAGGAGTACCTGTTATGGGACACTTAGGACTTACTCCTCAATCGATTTATAAGTTTGGAACCTATGCTGTCAGAGCCAGGGAGGAAGCAGAAGCACAAAAATTAATGGCAGATGCACAACTACTGGAAGACATTGGTTGTTTTGGAGTTGTATTGGAAAAAATCCCAGCAACTTTAGGCAAACAAGTAGCCGAATCTGTCAGAATACCAGTTATAGGTATTGGGGCAGGTCCTCATGTAGATGGACAGGTACTTGTATTGCATGATATGCTTGGAATTAACAAAGAGTTTAGTCCCAAGTTCCTTCGCCGTTATGCAGATCTATATACTTCTATTACGGATGCTGTGTCTCATTATGTGAGAGATATTAAGAATCGTGAATTTCCTAATGAGAAGGAAGGGTATTAA